GTTCCAGCAATTATCCTGCAAACTATAGCAACTCTTTTCACACTTCTCACTCTTGCAAGAGCACTTGTTCTGCTACTCAACTCTTTGTCACTTGTATTCAATTGATTCCCGGCATGTTCTGTGTTGAACTTGAATTGAACTATTTGGCAAAGACAACAAAATGGATCTTTACAAAGATCATAAACTTTCTTTGCAGGTTTCCCTTGGAAACATCTCATTGTAGTGACATAGAACCGCAACAATTCATTTCCATCCACTGTGCTCCTTGGATGCCATGGATATTGCTCACACGCGTTCTTCTTCACCTTTTCTCTGTACTTCTCAAACCTTTCAATCACTCCTGCTGAGTACCTCACTCTGAGTACTGTTCTAACCTTCCTCAGTGGTTTGGAGGTGTTCATCCAAGCTTTCTGAAATATCATCTCAACAATTTTTCTTGATGGCTCTCCAATACCGAGCTCTGCCAAAAAAATTTATAACCGCGAGGAACTAGTTAggttagtgtgtgtttggataccgGTTAATTAAGTGCAACTTGAACAGACTTTCATATCAATTCATAAgaaaagtttcattcactttttAGACTCGAAGTGAGTGCTCACATCAGTTTGTACGGAGCCTACtgatatccaaacatagcctagtTTCTATAATACATTAGTAAGCACTCTGGACTTAGGTAGTGAAAGAAGGGATAAAAGTATACATGATGGCTCTAACTAGTTTCTTCTTTCTAGGATGTTACATTGGATGAACTTCAGATAAATCATAACGGTTGTGTATCTTGACATGTTGGGGTACAGTATTCTGTGAGTTTTGAAGGATCAGttttaagtgcatgtttggaaacctttctacaattgattctgaaggaaGAATCAATTCTAAGGAGAAGCAATTCCGTGAGTAGCTTCttggtttcagaattgattttggcgaAAAAGAAGctaattcaaacatgctatGTTGTGTTAATGCAAATAGGAGCAACAAACAACTTACCATAAAGCTGTGCATGAGTGTTGCTTGGCTTGGAAACTACTAAGCTAACTGGAGTTTCCAATAGAGGATTTCtacaatcttcatcttcattcattctcttctccttttctGAAATGTATCTGTTTCCTTTGCTGCTTTTTGCTGGCTGCTTGATTACATCTGTGAGCTTGTTTCCACACTTGACATTATCCTTCAAGGACACCCAAAAGGCTTGCATCTCTTTCTCTGTGTTAGTGTGCGCTCGTGTGGATTGAAATATCTGAGTAGACCAAGGAAATGGTTTCTTGTGAACTAGTTTATCATGCAAAATTTATAGAGGGGCACAAATGAAGACACATTAGATagatttttgaaaaatatttattgttagACTCTTATACATGACATCCATTTCTTGAATTTTATTCTTATCTAAagaattttcaatttcataCCTATAAATGGAATTATAATCAATGAGATGATTGTTGGTTCACGTAATATATGCTTGACTCCCTTAAGCAAGATTTTAGGTTTAAGTTTTGTAAATGGAAAAAAACTCCATTGAGAAAGCTAATCTCaccaaaatataaatattttccgCTCAAACAAAATTACCTCGGATAGAGGATAACTATCTTACACCCAAAATACAATGAAATTATAAAGAATTGTCCTCACTTAAGTTTGTATCTGTGTCAAGGGATACAATTACATTTTTAACTTCATATAACTTCATGAAAAGGTAACAATCTATTAATAGAAAAAAGGTAACAATCTGGTGGGTTTtctccattcttcttctttcttgttTGTTTGGTAGAAAGATTGTATGTATTCATTTATTAttcttttgtcaaattttgGCCGGGGCCACAAGttatttggtttaaatttaGTCACGTTGGCAGTATCACATGCCTAGCTAATCAAAATGTTGCAAAAGCAATGTGAACTACACCAGTTTCCATCACAAAAAATATGCACCCAACCCAAATCTTTTTATTTTGGCTTTACCTTACCTATTTtggagaaaaaagaagaagggcAAAAACAGGAGCTCCAAAATCGATTCAGACTCAAAAGCAGATCGATTGTACAAGCTAGAATCGATTTCACCCATTTCATCCAATCCAAACACGTTATTGGCAACAAGACGAGAAGAATCAATGAATGAATCAAAAAAGATGCAATGAACTAAGTTCCGAGTGAATTCGATTCATTCCCAATTCGCATGGAGATTTCTCATTCTcaactactactactactactcaTGTTCTTCTTTTCGGTTAGTTATGTCAATTTTTGATTTCTAGGGTTTAAACCTTCAATCTCTGCATTGCAATTCAACTCACTGAAGAAATCTTGTTTTTCAATGTGACAGGTTTTGTTTTATGGCGTAGATTCTTTCGATGTTTCAACAACCATGTAAGAAACCCCATTCTTATCACACTTTGCTATTTCTATCAATGTTCTTACTTTCTCCATAACCCAGATTTCTTCTGTTTCTGCAGAGGATCGCATTCTCGCTCTCTCTACGATTGCGATCAATGTAATCGAATCACGGTATGTTCATCTCAGATATGATAAATATGTAGTTTAATTAATTATGTGCCCACCACCCTTTATACTTTGTGATTCACCGTGTCGCTATTGCTTGCTGTTTAAGCAGGAAAAATACATTTCGACAACTAGAGCTCGCTATTCGCCTGATGAAAAGGTATTTTATGAGAGATTATTGTTATATCTATCCACGAATTCGGATTCTATGCGGTCGAAGAAATCTTAAATGTATATGCAGTTGTAGAATCTGAGCCGTGCGGTAAAGATCAAATCTATAGCTAATCTCTACCGACTGAGCGGATTTTTTAACTGCGTTAATGTAGGATTGTCTTAACTGCGAGGAATCCAAATCCTTATATCAACAGGGGAGAGAGCCAGCAATATTGCTTATATAGTAATAATTAGTAACAATGATTTTATGCAGGACATTGATATAATTGCAACATACAGCGATGCGTCTGGCCATATTCGACTAGCTAGGTTGAAAATGAGAGACCTATCTGATTCCTGGATTTGGGAAAATCCTAATAATTCAAACAGTGAACATCAAAAGAGCTCCCAGGTACTTTAGTTTAGTTTAATTTCATTTCGTCTTTTCTTCACTTCAGGCCGATAGCAGAAAACATACAACTTCTATGATATATTTAAGCTTGGCATTTGCATTTCTTGTTTCATGTGTGCGAATTTCCAACTTATAAGTGACATTTCCACTTTATGATCACTTCGTAATCTGATACACTTACAGGGAATGATGGAATCATTGCAAACTGATTCACGAGTTGAAGACAATCTCAAGCTCTCCACAGATGAAGGTTATCCTGAAGAAAGAAGAGTGAATAATATTCCCAGTATCTCATGGATGACTCCGGTGAAGATCAAGCGCCGGGTAATTATCTAATTCTGT
This is a stretch of genomic DNA from Lotus japonicus ecotype B-129 chromosome 1, LjGifu_v1.2. It encodes these proteins:
- the LOC130732790 gene encoding uncharacterized protein LOC130732790, which gives rise to MQAFWVSLKDNVKCGNKLTDVIKQPAKSSKGNRYISEKEKRMNEDEDCRNPLLETPVSLVVSKPSNTHAQLYELGIGEPSRKIVEMIFQKAWMNTSKPLRKVRTVLRVRYSAGVIERFEKYREKVKKNACEQYPWHPRSTVDGNELLRFYVTTMRCFQGKPAKKVYDLCKDPFCCLCQIVQFKFNTEHAGNQLNTSDKELSSRTSALARVRSVKRVAIVCRIIAGTAGNEVEGECVGSDSTRLGEMQFSLENFVVKNPSSILPCFVIMFS